A single Microbacterium protaetiae DNA region contains:
- a CDS encoding RNB domain-containing ribonuclease, whose amino-acid sequence MSARRPHLVSPATGDALAASLAALRTQLDLPDGFPADVLAEAQAAAHHVRAEPSGEVHDLRDVELLTIDPEGSRDLDQALHLQRTADGAVLHYAIADVPAFVQPTGALDAEARARGVTLYAVDGHIRLHPAVLSEGAASLLPGQDRRAFVWRFELDERAVPRRTTLVRAVVRSRAQWTYEDAQRAIDDGSGPASLLALPWFGQQRTERERERGGASLNSPEIDVSPADGTYRLERRRTLPVEDWNAHVSLLTGMAAARIMLDGGIGILRTMPEADPDDVAAFRAQTVALGLDWPEDIGYGEYLRTLHGDDPATLAVQDAAASLFRGAGYTAFDGEPPKDTVQSAIAAPYAHTTAPLRRLVDRWSLVVCEALANGHDVPAWARESLPELPKLMGRADQRAARLENATVDRVEAAVLTGHENRVFTGVVLGHRGDGARVQLTGPLVSVKVPDLDAAAGTTVQLRLQRADVATGEIDMVPA is encoded by the coding sequence GTGTCCGCTCGTCGCCCTCATCTCGTCTCCCCCGCCACCGGCGACGCCCTGGCGGCGTCGCTGGCCGCGTTGCGCACGCAGCTGGATCTGCCCGATGGTTTTCCCGCCGACGTCCTCGCCGAAGCGCAGGCCGCGGCCCACCACGTGCGGGCCGAGCCGAGCGGCGAGGTGCACGACCTGCGCGATGTCGAGCTGCTCACCATCGACCCCGAAGGCTCGCGCGACCTCGACCAGGCGCTGCACCTTCAGCGCACCGCCGACGGCGCCGTGCTGCACTATGCCATCGCCGACGTTCCCGCCTTCGTGCAGCCCACCGGTGCGCTCGACGCAGAAGCACGCGCCCGCGGCGTCACGCTGTACGCCGTCGACGGGCACATCCGGCTGCACCCGGCCGTGCTCAGCGAGGGCGCCGCATCGCTGCTTCCCGGGCAGGACCGCCGCGCGTTCGTGTGGCGGTTCGAGCTCGACGAACGCGCGGTGCCCCGGCGCACGACGCTGGTACGGGCCGTCGTGCGCTCACGCGCACAGTGGACCTACGAAGACGCGCAGCGGGCCATCGACGACGGTTCTGGGCCCGCCTCGCTGCTGGCCCTGCCGTGGTTTGGACAGCAGCGCACCGAACGCGAGCGGGAACGGGGCGGGGCGAGCCTGAATTCGCCCGAGATCGACGTTTCGCCGGCCGATGGAACCTATCGGCTCGAGCGGCGGCGCACGCTGCCGGTCGAGGACTGGAACGCGCACGTGTCGCTGCTGACCGGCATGGCGGCGGCTCGCATCATGCTCGACGGCGGCATCGGCATCCTGCGCACCATGCCCGAGGCCGACCCCGACGACGTGGCCGCCTTCCGTGCGCAGACCGTGGCGCTGGGCCTGGACTGGCCCGAAGACATCGGCTATGGCGAATACCTGCGCACCCTGCACGGGGATGACCCGGCGACCTTGGCGGTGCAGGATGCCGCAGCGAGCCTGTTTCGCGGAGCCGGATACACCGCTTTCGACGGCGAGCCTCCGAAAGACACCGTGCAATCGGCGATCGCGGCGCCCTACGCGCACACCACCGCTCCGCTGCGCCGCCTTGTCGACCGCTGGTCGCTGGTCGTGTGCGAAGCTCTGGCCAACGGGCACGATGTGCCTGCCTGGGCGCGCGAGAGCCTGCCCGAGCTTCCCAAGCTCATGGGTCGTGCTGATCAGCGCGCCGCGCGCCTGGAGAACGCGACCGTCGACCGCGTGGAGGCAGCCGTGCTCACCGGGCACGAGAACCGCGTGTTCACGGGCGTCGTGCTCGGCCACCGCGGCGATGGGGCGCGCGTGCAGCTGACCGGTCCGCTGGTGTCGGTGAAGGTTCCCGATCTGGATGCCGCAGCCGGTACCACTGTGCAGCTGCGCCTGCAGCGCGCTGACGTGGCAACCGGCGAGATCGACATGGTGCCGGCATGA
- the thiE gene encoding thiamine phosphate synthase, translating to MNGDLSVYLVTDAAVAAAAGHDVAEVVAAAARGGAGCVQVREKHAPARDFLATVLRICEVVPPGMTVLVNDRIDVYLAARAAGARVAGVHVGQSDLPARTVRQLIGTGAVLGVSASTPEQLARAAADGASYVGVGALHATTTKPDAPAPLGHDAFAALVRTSTLPAVAIGGVTVADVPLLRAAGAAGAAVVSAVCGAGDPEQATRALRTAWEQAR from the coding sequence ATGAACGGCGACCTGTCGGTGTATCTGGTGACCGATGCCGCGGTGGCGGCTGCGGCCGGGCACGATGTGGCCGAGGTGGTTGCCGCAGCCGCGCGCGGTGGCGCCGGCTGCGTGCAGGTGCGCGAGAAGCACGCCCCAGCGCGCGACTTTCTCGCCACGGTGCTGCGCATCTGCGAGGTCGTGCCACCCGGGATGACCGTGCTCGTGAATGACCGCATCGACGTGTATCTGGCCGCACGCGCGGCCGGAGCCCGGGTGGCCGGTGTGCATGTGGGCCAGTCCGACCTGCCGGCGCGCACGGTGCGGCAGCTCATCGGCACCGGAGCCGTCTTGGGGGTCAGCGCGTCGACGCCCGAACAGCTCGCGCGCGCCGCCGCGGACGGGGCCAGCTACGTCGGTGTCGGAGCGCTGCACGCTACCACGACCAAGCCCGACGCGCCCGCCCCACTCGGCCACGATGCGTTCGCCGCGCTCGTTCGCACCAGCACGCTGCCCGCCGTGGCGATCGGCGGCGTCACCGTGGCCGATGTGCCGCTGTTGCGGGCGGCGGGGGCCGCGGGTGCCGCCGTCGTCTCGGCCGTCTGCGGCGCCGGCGACCCCGAGCAGGCGACGCGCGCGCTGCGCACCGCGTGGGAGCAGGCACGATGA
- a CDS encoding proline--tRNA ligase has product MVTRLSKFFVRTLREDPAEAEVQSHKLLVRAGYIRRQAAGVFAWLPLGLRVKAKIERIIRDEMAAAGAQEVHFPALMPRDPYQATGRWDEYGDLLFRLHDRKGADYLLAPTHEEAFTLLVKDLYSSYKDLPLTIYQIQDKYRDEARPRAGLLRGREFTMKDAYSFDYTDEGLDASYFAQRDAYERIFARLGLEYVIVKADAGAMGGSRSEEFLHPTAVGEDTFVRSAGGYAANVEAFTTVVPSPLPFDEAPAPVVFDSPNTPTIETLVAHCNAVLDGEYTAADTLKNVVLALTHLDGTRELVVVGIPGDRDVDDKRAEVAFAPAEVEAATPEDFAKHPLLTKGYIGPWSATGPVLGEESATGIRYFLDPRVVDGTRWITGANIDQKHVHSLVAGRDFVGDGFVEVATVRDGDPAPDGSGPVHLARGMEIGHVFQLGRKYAEALGLKVLDENGKLVTVTMGSYGIGVTRILAIIAELNNDERGLVWPASVAPFDVHVVATGKDAAAFELAEQLSAQLEAAGFDVLYDDRPKVSPGVKFGDAELIGVPRVLVAGRGAASGEVELWNRRTGERETLRAAEAVARLIAER; this is encoded by the coding sequence GTGGTCACACGTCTGTCGAAGTTCTTCGTTCGCACCCTTCGGGAAGACCCCGCCGAGGCGGAGGTCCAGTCTCACAAGCTGCTCGTGCGCGCCGGGTACATCCGCCGCCAGGCCGCCGGCGTGTTCGCCTGGCTGCCGCTCGGTCTGCGGGTGAAGGCGAAGATCGAGCGGATCATCCGCGACGAGATGGCGGCCGCCGGCGCGCAGGAAGTGCACTTCCCCGCGCTCATGCCGCGTGACCCGTACCAGGCGACCGGCCGGTGGGACGAGTACGGCGATCTGCTGTTCCGCCTGCACGACCGCAAGGGCGCCGACTACCTGCTGGCACCCACGCACGAAGAGGCCTTCACGCTGCTGGTGAAAGACCTGTACTCGTCGTACAAGGACCTGCCGCTGACGATCTACCAGATCCAGGACAAGTACCGCGACGAGGCGCGTCCCCGTGCCGGCCTGCTGCGCGGGCGCGAGTTCACGATGAAGGACGCCTATTCGTTCGACTACACCGACGAGGGGCTGGACGCCTCGTACTTCGCCCAGCGCGACGCCTACGAGCGCATCTTCGCGCGCCTGGGTCTGGAGTACGTGATAGTGAAAGCGGATGCCGGAGCGATGGGCGGCTCGCGCAGCGAGGAGTTCCTGCACCCGACCGCGGTCGGCGAAGACACCTTCGTGCGCTCGGCGGGCGGCTACGCCGCCAACGTCGAGGCGTTCACGACGGTGGTGCCCAGCCCTCTGCCGTTCGATGAGGCGCCGGCGCCGGTCGTCTTCGACTCGCCGAACACCCCGACCATCGAGACTCTCGTCGCGCACTGCAACGCGGTGCTCGACGGCGAATACACCGCCGCCGACACGCTGAAGAACGTCGTGCTGGCCCTCACGCACCTGGACGGCACCCGCGAGCTCGTCGTCGTCGGCATCCCGGGCGACCGCGACGTCGACGACAAGCGCGCCGAGGTCGCCTTCGCCCCCGCCGAGGTCGAGGCGGCCACCCCCGAGGACTTCGCGAAGCACCCGTTGCTGACAAAGGGCTACATCGGGCCATGGTCGGCGACGGGCCCGGTGCTGGGTGAAGAGTCGGCCACCGGCATCCGGTACTTCCTCGATCCCCGCGTCGTGGACGGTACCCGCTGGATCACCGGTGCGAACATCGACCAGAAGCACGTGCACTCTCTGGTGGCCGGCCGCGACTTCGTCGGCGACGGTTTCGTCGAGGTCGCCACCGTGCGCGACGGCGACCCAGCCCCCGACGGCTCCGGTCCCGTGCATCTGGCGCGCGGCATGGAGATCGGGCACGTCTTCCAGCTCGGTCGCAAGTACGCCGAGGCTCTGGGACTGAAGGTGCTCGATGAGAACGGCAAGCTGGTGACCGTGACGATGGGCTCGTACGGCATCGGCGTCACCCGTATTCTCGCGATCATCGCCGAACTGAACAACGACGAGCGGGGCCTGGTCTGGCCCGCATCGGTGGCGCCGTTCGACGTGCACGTGGTGGCCACGGGTAAGGATGCCGCGGCGTTCGAGCTGGCCGAGCAGCTGTCGGCTCAGCTGGAGGCGGCCGGGTTCGACGTGCTCTACGACGACCGCCCCAAGGTGTCGCCGGGAGTCAAGTTCGGCGACGCCGAGCTCATCGGCGTGCCGCGCGTGCTCGTGGCCGGCCGGGGTGCGGCATCCGGCGAAGTGGAGCTGTGGAACCGGCGCACCGGCGAGCGCGAGACGCTGCGGGCCGCCGAGGCGGTGGCGCGGCTGATCGCCGAACGCTGA
- the thiD gene encoding bifunctional hydroxymethylpyrimidine kinase/phosphomethylpyrimidine kinase, with amino-acid sequence MIPRVLSIAGTDPTGGAGIQADLKSIAAGGGYGMAVVTALVAQNTRGVREVHTPPVSFLAAQLDAVSDDVAIDAVKIGMLGTTQVIATVAAWLDRVRPPVVVLDPVMVATSGDRLLDADAEDALRTLCARADLVTPNIPELAILVGEPTAVTWPDVLAQARRLSTRHGVAVLAKGGHLGGADAPDALVTGEQLTQFAGERVATSHTHGTGCSLSSGIAVRRAAGAPWERALDETKRWLTESLRHADELAVGTGHGPVHHFAGLWHRGGLLTRPTPAQVAAQWWTHIGDIRAAIDELPFVRALGDGSLRHDAFTWYLAQDALYLRAYSRVLAQASALAPDAAAQEFWAAGAYRCLAAEAQLHESWVGADEIHSTPPGAATTAYLDHLAASAARGDYAVLVAAVLPCYWIYRDVGERLHAASHPRHPYRAWLDTYADPEFAAATTRAIDIATRAAADAGDALRARMRDAFTASARHEWAFFAAPLAQESADTL; translated from the coding sequence ATGATCCCCCGGGTTCTCAGCATCGCCGGCACCGATCCCACCGGGGGTGCCGGCATCCAGGCCGATCTGAAGAGCATCGCCGCCGGCGGCGGCTACGGCATGGCGGTGGTCACCGCGCTGGTGGCCCAGAACACGCGTGGTGTGCGCGAGGTGCACACGCCGCCGGTGTCTTTTCTCGCGGCACAGCTCGACGCCGTCTCAGACGACGTCGCCATCGACGCTGTGAAGATCGGCATGCTCGGCACCACACAGGTGATAGCGACGGTGGCCGCCTGGCTCGACCGGGTGCGGCCGCCGGTGGTGGTGCTCGATCCCGTCATGGTGGCCACGAGCGGTGACCGGCTGCTGGATGCCGACGCCGAAGACGCGCTGCGCACGCTGTGCGCGCGTGCCGACCTGGTCACCCCGAACATCCCCGAACTGGCGATCCTCGTCGGTGAACCGACGGCGGTGACCTGGCCCGATGTGCTCGCACAGGCACGGCGGCTCTCGACCCGCCACGGCGTCGCCGTGCTGGCCAAGGGCGGGCACCTGGGCGGCGCCGACGCGCCCGACGCCCTCGTCACCGGCGAGCAGCTCACCCAGTTCGCCGGCGAACGCGTGGCGACATCCCATACCCACGGCACCGGGTGCTCGCTCTCGTCGGGCATCGCCGTGCGGCGTGCCGCGGGCGCACCGTGGGAGCGTGCCCTGGATGAGACCAAGCGCTGGCTCACCGAGAGTCTGCGTCACGCCGATGAGCTCGCGGTCGGCACCGGACACGGGCCCGTGCACCACTTCGCGGGCCTCTGGCACCGCGGCGGCCTTCTCACGCGCCCGACGCCGGCGCAGGTGGCCGCGCAGTGGTGGACGCACATCGGCGACATCCGCGCCGCCATCGATGAGCTGCCGTTCGTGCGCGCACTGGGCGACGGCTCGCTTCGACACGACGCCTTCACGTGGTACCTGGCCCAAGACGCGCTGTATCTGCGCGCCTACTCGCGGGTGCTGGCCCAGGCCAGTGCGCTCGCGCCGGATGCGGCCGCCCAAGAGTTCTGGGCGGCCGGCGCATATCGCTGCCTGGCCGCCGAAGCGCAGCTGCACGAATCGTGGGTGGGCGCCGACGAGATCCACAGTACGCCGCCCGGCGCCGCCACGACCGCGTATCTGGACCACCTGGCCGCATCCGCAGCGCGCGGCGACTATGCGGTGCTCGTGGCCGCGGTGCTGCCCTGCTACTGGATCTACCGCGACGTCGGCGAGCGCCTGCACGCGGCATCCCACCCCCGGCATCCCTACCGCGCGTGGCTGGACACGTACGCCGACCCGGAGTTCGCCGCCGCGACCACGCGCGCCATCGACATCGCCACCCGCGCTGCCGCCGACGCCGGCGACGCGCTGCGCGCGCGGATGCGCGACGCGTTCACCGCGTCGGCCCGGCACGAGTGGGCGTTCTTCGCGGCACCGCTTGCGCAAGAGAGTGCCGATACCCTGTGA
- a CDS encoding GNAT family N-acetyltransferase, translating into MDLTDPQRHGAVSIRLIRQKDARVLQHELLSNRSWLRPWEATSPDGPVSMDMRLGVRRLLQQYRDGAGVPFVTEWDGQIAGQLNVWGISRGSLASATIGYWVSERFAGRDITPTAVALATDICFRELRLHRMEICIRPENKASLRVVEKLGFRYEGLRRRFIHIDGDWRDHYAFALTREDVPEGVLARWTSGRAPQDAAAIPPSDRLPA; encoded by the coding sequence ATGGACCTCACTGATCCGCAGCGCCACGGGGCTGTCTCGATCCGGTTGATCCGGCAGAAAGACGCCCGCGTGCTGCAGCACGAGCTGCTCTCCAACCGCTCCTGGCTGCGGCCGTGGGAGGCCACCAGCCCCGACGGGCCGGTGTCGATGGACATGCGGCTGGGCGTGCGCCGTCTGCTGCAGCAGTATCGCGACGGCGCCGGGGTCCCCTTCGTCACGGAGTGGGACGGCCAGATCGCCGGGCAGCTGAACGTCTGGGGAATCTCGCGGGGCTCGCTGGCCTCGGCGACGATCGGGTACTGGGTCAGCGAGCGCTTCGCCGGCCGCGACATCACGCCGACGGCGGTGGCCCTGGCCACAGACATCTGCTTTCGCGAGCTGCGCCTGCACCGCATGGAGATCTGCATCCGCCCCGAGAACAAGGCGAGCCTGCGGGTCGTCGAGAAGCTCGGCTTCCGCTACGAAGGTCTGCGCCGCCGGTTCATCCACATCGATGGCGATTGGCGAGATCACTATGCGTTCGCGCTGACGCGTGAAGATGTGCCCGAGGGCGTGCTCGCGCGCTGGACGTCGGGGCGCGCGCCGCAGGATGCCGCAGCCATACCGCCGTCCGACCGGTTGCCGGCTTAG
- the galU gene encoding UTP--glucose-1-phosphate uridylyltransferase GalU — translation MPHKPFKAVIPAAGLGTRFLPATKAMPKEMLPVVDKPAIQYVVEEAVASGIQDILIIVGRNKNNIANHFDSVPELEQTLVRKGDNERLAKVQQSNEMADIHIVRQGEPRGLGHAVWRAKAHVGDHPFAVLLGDDLIDERDPLLPTMLDEYDKRGATVIALMEVDPSQIHMYGAAAVEATDDPDVVRVTGLVEKPATEDAPSNLAVIGRYVLSPEVFEILERTEPGKGGEIQLTDALEELAADPEAGVYGVVFRGRRYDTGDRLDYIKAIVQLAVDREDLGPELRPWVKEFAETL, via the coding sequence ATGCCACACAAGCCGTTCAAGGCCGTCATCCCCGCCGCCGGGCTGGGAACGCGGTTCCTTCCCGCGACCAAGGCCATGCCCAAAGAGATGCTGCCGGTCGTCGACAAGCCGGCCATCCAGTATGTCGTCGAAGAGGCCGTGGCCAGCGGCATCCAAGACATCCTGATCATCGTCGGGCGCAACAAGAACAACATCGCCAACCACTTCGACTCGGTGCCCGAGCTGGAGCAGACGCTCGTGCGCAAGGGCGACAACGAGCGGCTGGCCAAGGTGCAGCAGTCCAACGAGATGGCCGACATCCACATCGTGCGACAGGGCGAGCCGCGGGGCCTCGGCCACGCGGTGTGGCGGGCCAAGGCGCATGTCGGCGATCACCCTTTCGCGGTGCTGCTGGGCGACGACCTCATCGATGAGCGCGACCCGCTGCTGCCGACGATGCTCGACGAGTACGACAAGCGCGGCGCCACCGTCATCGCGTTGATGGAGGTGGACCCGTCGCAGATCCACATGTACGGCGCCGCCGCGGTCGAGGCCACCGACGACCCCGACGTCGTGCGGGTGACCGGTCTGGTGGAAAAGCCGGCGACCGAGGATGCCCCGTCGAATCTCGCGGTGATCGGCCGGTATGTGCTCTCTCCCGAGGTGTTCGAGATCCTCGAGCGCACCGAGCCGGGCAAGGGCGGCGAGATCCAGCTCACCGACGCGCTGGAGGAGCTCGCCGCCGACCCCGAGGCGGGTGTGTACGGAGTGGTGTTCCGCGGGCGTCGCTACGACACCGGCGATAGGCTTGATTACATCAAGGCCATCGTTCAGCTGGCCGTCGATCGAGAGGACCTCGGGCCCGAGTTGCGTCCCTGGGTCAAGGAGTTCGCCGAGACGCTGTAG
- a CDS encoding large exoprotein, giving the protein MGGQVLGGGIIVLVAVVLWLVYLLPSWYSRHQYDAAQRNAVRLNQALRVLAETSETPEEVRVELNARTALAQQKLARRAQAEREQLARKAQAERDGLERQMLAEREQAELSRQQVQLEQARLDRERADAERLAARERADAERAAAQARARAEITEARRRPEARRARARRRARQTVTVFGCLALAVAGWGGFFWATGGATTPVWIGGAVALVCALLLVRMARVGARAAAVPVSVAEVARERTARAPQDIDLADERAWQPRELPRPLTASAGSRAAAVVAAAAEREQVRQAALDQPLRERAQQSRPPQLDTARLARTGRVDDAEIEAHVRELLARRAAG; this is encoded by the coding sequence ATGGGTGGGCAGGTGTTGGGCGGGGGGATCATCGTCTTGGTGGCGGTGGTGCTGTGGCTGGTCTACCTGCTGCCCAGCTGGTACAGCCGGCATCAGTACGATGCCGCGCAGCGCAACGCCGTGCGCCTCAATCAGGCGCTGCGCGTGCTCGCCGAGACCAGCGAGACGCCCGAAGAGGTGCGTGTGGAGTTGAACGCGCGCACCGCGCTGGCCCAGCAGAAGCTGGCGCGTCGCGCGCAGGCCGAGCGCGAGCAGCTCGCGCGCAAAGCACAGGCCGAGCGCGACGGACTCGAACGTCAGATGCTCGCCGAACGCGAGCAGGCCGAACTCTCGCGGCAGCAGGTGCAGCTCGAGCAGGCGCGGCTCGACCGCGAGCGCGCCGACGCCGAGCGCCTCGCCGCCCGCGAACGTGCCGACGCCGAGCGGGCCGCGGCACAGGCGCGCGCTCGGGCCGAGATCACCGAAGCCCGCCGCCGCCCTGAGGCACGTCGAGCGCGTGCCCGGCGCCGCGCGCGCCAGACCGTGACGGTGTTCGGATGCCTCGCCCTGGCCGTTGCGGGATGGGGCGGGTTCTTCTGGGCGACCGGCGGCGCGACCACGCCGGTGTGGATCGGCGGTGCGGTGGCGCTGGTGTGTGCGCTGCTGCTGGTGCGCATGGCGCGGGTGGGCGCCCGCGCCGCAGCCGTGCCGGTCTCGGTGGCGGAGGTGGCACGAGAACGGACCGCCCGCGCACCGCAAGACATCGACCTCGCCGACGAGCGCGCCTGGCAGCCGCGTGAGCTGCCCCGGCCGCTCACGGCCTCGGCCGGCTCTCGTGCGGCCGCTGTGGTCGCCGCCGCGGCCGAGCGTGAGCAGGTGCGCCAGGCGGCGCTCGACCAGCCGCTGCGCGAGCGCGCACAGCAGTCGCGGCCCCCGCAGCTGGACACGGCGCGGCTGGCACGGACGGGCCGCGTCGACGATGCCGAGATCGAGGCGCACGTGCGCGAGCTGCTCGCCCGGCGCGCGGCCGGCTGA
- a CDS encoding phosphotransferase, whose protein sequence is MARMPAAEIDVTGDLVARLLAAQHPDLADRPMVIGANGWDNVMVRLGDDLAVRVPRRAAAAALVEHEQLVLPRLARRLPVAVPVPVRVGRPTDFFPWSWSVVPWLAGEPAFRQPASARDGWAGDLADALVALHMPADADAPHNPVRGEPLAERADIVRARIDRADPTGRLRARYDADAAAPRHPGPPLWIHGDPHPFNMLADASGLRALIDFGDVTAGDPATDLATAWLTFTPHGRRAFVARYTERTGADAALWARARAWAARMTSSLLTASDDHAELAALGDFALGQVLGRR, encoded by the coding sequence ATGGCCCGCATGCCCGCCGCCGAGATCGATGTGACCGGCGACCTCGTCGCACGGCTGCTGGCCGCGCAGCATCCTGACCTCGCCGACCGGCCGATGGTGATCGGCGCGAACGGGTGGGACAACGTCATGGTGCGCCTGGGTGACGATCTGGCGGTGCGGGTGCCCCGACGCGCCGCGGCGGCCGCTCTCGTCGAGCACGAGCAGCTCGTGCTGCCGCGGCTCGCACGCCGGCTGCCGGTCGCCGTGCCCGTGCCCGTGCGCGTCGGGCGCCCGACAGACTTCTTCCCGTGGTCATGGTCGGTCGTGCCCTGGCTGGCGGGGGAACCCGCGTTCCGGCAGCCGGCGAGCGCGCGCGACGGATGGGCGGGCGACTTGGCCGATGCGCTGGTCGCCCTGCACATGCCCGCCGATGCCGATGCCCCGCACAACCCCGTGCGCGGCGAGCCACTGGCCGAGCGCGCCGACATCGTGCGCGCGCGGATAGACCGGGCCGACCCCACCGGGCGGCTGCGCGCCCGGTATGACGCCGACGCGGCCGCACCGCGGCATCCCGGACCACCGCTGTGGATCCACGGCGATCCGCATCCGTTCAACATGCTCGCCGATGCGAGCGGCCTGCGCGCTCTCATCGACTTCGGCGATGTCACCGCGGGGGACCCGGCAACCGACCTGGCCACCGCGTGGCTGACCTTCACCCCGCACGGCCGTCGCGCGTTCGTCGCCCGCTACACCGAACGCACGGGGGCGGATGCCGCGCTGTGGGCGCGTGCGCGCGCGTGGGCCGCGCGCATGACCTCGTCGCTGCTGACTGCCAGCGACGACCACGCCGAACTGGCCGCCCTCGGCGACTTCGCTCTCGGGCAGGTGCTCGGCCGGCGGTGA
- a CDS encoding 5-formyltetrahydrofolate cyclo-ligase, producing MPDPIDDAKRALRAELRERRQLLTDAARKDAAAGIAAQLEALVDQVGAHAVSCYLSTRAEPETRPFLNAAVARGIRVLLPITRVDGLLDWVVADPDADVTEGVLGIPEPVGELLGPIAVNDVDLMIIPAAAVDRSGMRLGWGRGYFDKTIGSIQGCPPVYAVIFDSELLDEVPSDVHDQPVTGVVTPTRTITLAPEGR from the coding sequence ATGCCCGACCCGATCGACGACGCGAAACGCGCCCTGCGCGCGGAGCTGCGCGAGCGGCGTCAGCTGCTCACCGACGCGGCCCGCAAGGATGCCGCAGCCGGCATCGCCGCCCAGTTGGAGGCGCTGGTCGACCAGGTCGGCGCGCACGCGGTCTCGTGCTATCTGTCCACCCGCGCCGAGCCGGAGACGCGCCCGTTCCTGAACGCGGCCGTGGCCCGCGGCATCCGCGTGCTGTTGCCCATCACCCGCGTCGACGGGCTGCTGGACTGGGTCGTGGCCGACCCCGACGCCGACGTCACCGAGGGTGTTCTGGGCATTCCCGAGCCGGTCGGCGAGCTGCTGGGACCCATCGCCGTCAACGACGTCGACCTCATGATCATTCCGGCGGCGGCCGTCGACCGCTCCGGCATGCGCTTGGGCTGGGGCCGCGGATACTTCGACAAGACGATCGGGTCGATCCAAGGCTGCCCGCCCGTGTACGCGGTCATCTTCGACAGCGAACTGCTCGATGAGGTGCCCAGCGACGTGCACGACCAGCCGGTCACCGGCGTGGTCACCCCGACCCGCACCATCACGCTCGCGCCCGAGGGGCGCTGA
- the thiM gene encoding hydroxyethylthiazole kinase, translated as MSRMTRTLQSSARSALLEVRAHAPLVQCLTNAVVTNFTANVLLALGAAPAMTDLPGEAGPFARIAGGVLVNLGTPHAEQRTAMLEAVAAADEARVPWVLDPVAIGALPIRTELAHALRERRPTIIRGNASELLALAGDGAGGRGVDATDDVEAALPSARTLAARTGAVVAVSGPVDAITDGERVIRIGNGTPLLTRVTGGGCALGAVMAAFAAVDSDRLQAAASAVLVYTVAAELAAARSAGPGSFAVAFLDALAALTPEQLDERAVIA; from the coding sequence ATGTCGCGCATGACGCGCACTCTGCAGTCTTCTGCCCGTTCCGCCCTGCTCGAGGTGCGCGCCCACGCGCCGCTCGTGCAGTGCCTGACAAATGCTGTCGTGACGAATTTCACGGCCAACGTGCTGCTGGCCCTGGGCGCCGCCCCCGCCATGACCGATCTGCCCGGCGAAGCCGGGCCGTTCGCGCGGATCGCCGGCGGCGTGCTGGTGAACCTGGGCACCCCGCACGCCGAGCAGCGCACCGCGATGCTCGAGGCTGTCGCGGCCGCCGACGAGGCGCGGGTGCCCTGGGTGCTCGATCCGGTGGCCATCGGCGCGTTGCCGATCCGCACCGAGCTCGCTCACGCGCTGCGCGAACGGCGGCCCACCATCATCCGCGGCAATGCCTCCGAGCTGCTGGCGCTGGCCGGCGACGGCGCCGGCGGACGCGGTGTCGATGCCACCGACGACGTCGAGGCCGCGCTGCCGTCCGCACGGACGCTGGCTGCGCGCACCGGTGCCGTGGTTGCAGTATCGGGGCCGGTGGACGCGATCACCGACGGCGAGCGCGTCATCCGCATCGGCAACGGCACACCGCTGTTGACCCGGGTGACCGGCGGCGGCTGCGCCCTGGGTGCTGTCATGGCGGCGTTCGCGGCGGTCGACTCCGATCGGCTGCAGGCCGCGGCATCCGCGGTTCTCGTCTACACGGTGGCGGCCGAACTCGCCGCTGCGCGCAGCGCCGGTCCGGGCTCGTTCGCGGTGGCGTTCCTCGACGCGCTGGCCGCCCTCACGCCCGAGCAGCTCGACGAGCGCGCGGTGATCGCATGA